The following are encoded together in the Lactuca sativa cultivar Salinas chromosome 1, Lsat_Salinas_v11, whole genome shotgun sequence genome:
- the LOC111875985 gene encoding uncharacterized oxidoreductase At4g09670 has protein sequence MADTQIRFGILGCAEIARKVSRAISLAPNAALYAIGSRSLEKATKFAASNGFPESAKIYGSYDAVLDDPNVDAVYVPLPTSLHIKWAVLAAEKKKHILLEKPVALNVGEFDKILEACESNGVQLMDSTMWMHNPRTAKMREFLSDPDKFGELRSMHVVFTFAADPDFLENDIRVKPDLDALGALGDAGWYCIRAILWANNFHLPKTVTAFPGSIFNKAGVIISCGAALQWEDGKTATFHCSFLANLTMSVTASGTKGSLHLDDFVIPFQEKEGSYSTSTEAGFTELVTGWVPLPSQHTVMTDHPQEACMVTEFSRLVKSVKSGGSVAEKKWPTLSRLTQLVLDAVKISVEKGGESVSVS, from the exons ATGGCGGATACCCAAATCCGATTTGGAATATTAGGTTGCGCTGAAATCGCCCGAAAGGTCTCCAGAGCAATTTCTCTCGCACCAAACGCCGCCCTTTACGCCATCGGCAGCCGATCTCTCGAAAAAGCCACCAAATTCGCTGCCTCCAATGGCTTCCCTGAATCCGCGAAAATCTACGGAAGCTACGACGCCGTGTTGGACGACCCTAACGTCGATGCCGTCTACGTTCCTTTACCTACTAGCCTTCATATCAAGTGGGCGGTGCTTGCCGCCGAGAAGAAGAAGCACATTCTGCTGGAAAAGCCGGTAGCGTTAAACGTCGGCGAGTTCGATAAGATTCTTGAGGCTTGCGAATCCAATGGTGTGCAATTGATGGATTCTACTATGTGGATGCACAATCCAAGGACAGCCAAGATGAGGGAATTTCTCTCCGACCCTGACAAATTCGGCGAATTACGATCG ATGCATGTGGTGTTTACCTTTGCTGCGGATCCGGATTTTCTAGAGAACGACATCCGTGTAAAACCGGACCTCGATGCTCTAGGTGCACTCGGAGATGCTGGATGGTACTGCATTCGGGCAATCCTTTGGGCAAACAATTTCCACCTGCCCAAAACTGTAACCGCTTTTCCGGGCAGCATATTCAACAAAGCCGGGGTGATTATATCATGTGGGGCCGCTTTACAATGGGAAGACGGGAAAACCGCAACCTTCCATTGTTCGTTTCTTGCAAACCTCACAATGAGTGTAACTGCTTCCGGGACTAAAGGTAGTTTGCATTTGGATGATTTTGTTATTCCTTTCCAAGAGAAAGAAGGTTCGTATTCGACCTCGACTGAGGCGGGGTTCACTGAGTTGGTGACCGGGTGGGTCCCGCTACCGAGTCAACATACAGTCATGACTGATCATCCACAGGAGGCTTGTATGGTTACTGAGTTTTCGAGGCTGGTTAAAAGTGTGAAGAGTGGTGGTTCGGTGGCTGAGAAAAAGTGGCCCACTCTGAGTCGACTGACTCAGTTAGTGTTGGATGCTGTCAAGATTTCAGTTGAGAAAGGTGGTGAGTCTGTGAGTGTGAGTTAA